The following proteins are co-located in the Desulfobulbaceae bacterium genome:
- the leuB gene encoding 3-isopropylmalate dehydrogenase, protein MKKIAVLAGDGIGPEVMKEAIKVLDAVGQKFSISLSYESADVGGCAIDNHGEALPAATLALCKASDAILFGSVGGPKWESLPPEKQPERAALLPLRKELALFCNLRPAKVFKPLVAACPLRPDIVGSGFDILCVRELTGGIYFGQPKGREGSGATEKAYDTMVYTRGEIERITRKAFEAARLRRKLVTSVDKANVLTTMVLWREVVTATAKDYPDVKLNHIYIDNATMQLIKDPHQFDVMLCGNMFGDIISDECAMMTGSMGLLASASLNESGFGLYEPAGGSAPDIAGKGIANPIAQILSAAMMLKYTLNENSAAIAIENAIAKVLDKGIFTPDIAIDKSKAIGTVAMGDAIVNEILG, encoded by the coding sequence ATGAAGAAAATTGCTGTTTTAGCCGGTGACGGGATCGGACCTGAGGTAATGAAAGAGGCCATTAAGGTTCTTGATGCTGTCGGTCAAAAGTTTTCAATATCTCTTTCTTACGAATCAGCTGACGTAGGTGGCTGTGCCATTGATAATCACGGTGAGGCTCTCCCGGCAGCAACGCTTGCACTTTGTAAAGCCAGTGATGCCATATTGTTTGGCTCGGTCGGCGGCCCAAAATGGGAAAGCCTCCCTCCCGAAAAACAACCCGAACGAGCGGCACTTCTGCCTTTACGAAAAGAACTTGCCCTTTTCTGTAATCTCAGGCCGGCAAAGGTGTTCAAACCTCTGGTTGCCGCCTGCCCTTTACGACCAGATATTGTCGGCAGTGGTTTTGATATTCTCTGCGTACGTGAGTTAACCGGGGGGATCTATTTTGGGCAGCCCAAAGGTCGTGAAGGGAGCGGCGCCACAGAAAAAGCTTACGACACCATGGTCTATACCCGTGGCGAGATCGAGCGAATTACCAGAAAGGCCTTTGAGGCAGCCAGGCTCCGCAGAAAACTGGTGACCTCTGTCGACAAGGCCAATGTCTTAACCACCATGGTTCTCTGGCGTGAAGTAGTAACAGCAACTGCCAAAGACTACCCGGATGTCAAACTTAACCACATCTACATCGACAATGCCACCATGCAGCTCATCAAAGACCCTCATCAGTTTGACGTGATGCTGTGTGGCAATATGTTCGGTGATATCATCTCTGATGAATGCGCCATGATGACTGGTTCAATGGGGCTACTGGCCTCTGCCAGCCTTAATGAGTCCGGCTTTGGTCTCTATGAACCCGCTGGCGGCTCAGCCCCTGACATTGCTGGAAAAGGAATCGCCAACCCCATTGCCCAGATCCTCTCAGCGGCCATGATGCTCAAGTACACCTTAAACGAAAACAGTGCCGCCATCGCTATTGAGAATGCTATAGCAAAGGTTCTCGACAAGGGCATCTTCACCCCTGACATAGCAATCGATAAGTCCAAGGCTATTGGCACTGTTGCCATGGGTGATGCCATCGTTAATGAGATTTTAGGCTGA
- a CDS encoding helix-turn-helix domain-containing protein: MTTFSPSTTTTQLLQTIGDNLRTARIRRRKSLSDAAQMVGVSKSSIERMEKGDPSVKIGVYLAAAEVYQIEDTINFADPAKDTIGQALERQRQPKRIHHKENKKLDF; this comes from the coding sequence ATGACGACATTTTCACCATCGACAACTACCACGCAACTTCTTCAAACAATTGGGGACAATCTGCGCACTGCACGGATACGACGAAGAAAATCACTTAGCGATGCTGCACAGATGGTTGGAGTTTCAAAATCTTCCATTGAACGGATGGAAAAAGGCGATCCTTCTGTAAAAATAGGCGTTTATCTTGCTGCGGCTGAGGTCTACCAGATTGAAGACACTATAAACTTTGCCGATCCCGCCAAAGATACCATCGGACAAGCTCTGGAGCGCCAGCGCCAGCCGAAAAGAATCCACCATAAAGAAAACAAAAAGCTCGATTTCTAA